The following are encoded in a window of Deltaproteobacteria bacterium genomic DNA:
- a CDS encoding aspartate/glutamate racemase family protein encodes MKIRVIIPVSTKKWNQSVEAAARRWLRPKIEVEIRNLAHGPEAIQSEYDEARGAAHVLPLVKGAEEEGFQAVIIWCFSDPGLAGSREIARIPVLGIGETSQVFALTLAEKIGILTTLDQSVNRIRRKIAARGLGDRIPVIRPLNLPVLEYDQISKVEERVLERALDMLGKDGIEAMILGCGALPDMRAKLEDRLGIPVIDPGPVTLKQAELMLDLGYRHSKRAFMEPLPVPER; translated from the coding sequence GTGAAAATAAGGGTAATCATTCCAGTCTCCACGAAAAAGTGGAACCAAAGCGTGGAGGCCGCGGCCCGGCGCTGGCTCAGGCCGAAAATAGAGGTCGAAATCCGCAACCTTGCTCACGGTCCCGAGGCGATCCAGTCTGAATATGACGAGGCCAGGGGGGCCGCCCATGTCCTGCCTCTGGTGAAAGGGGCGGAGGAAGAAGGTTTCCAGGCCGTGATCATCTGGTGCTTCTCGGACCCCGGCCTGGCCGGTTCCCGTGAGATCGCCCGGATCCCGGTCCTCGGCATCGGCGAAACTTCCCAAGTGTTCGCCCTGACCCTGGCCGAGAAGATTGGGATTCTCACGACCCTGGATCAATCGGTCAATCGCATCCGACGCAAGATCGCCGCACGGGGCTTGGGTGACCGCATCCCGGTGATCCGGCCCTTGAATCTTCCGGTACTTGAATACGACCAGATTTCCAAGGTCGAGGAGCGGGTGCTGGAACGGGCCTTAGACATGCTGGGAAAAGACGGAATCGAGGCAATGATCCTGGGTTGCGGCGCCCTGCCGGACATGCGGGCGAAGCTCGAGGACCGCCTGGGGATTCCCGTGATCGATCCCGGCCCGGTGACCCTTAAGCAGGCGGAACTGATGCTGGATCTTGGTTACCGGCACAGCAAGCGAGCCTTCATGGAACCCCTGCCGGTCCCGGAACGCTGA